A single region of the Triticum dicoccoides isolate Atlit2015 ecotype Zavitan chromosome 2B, WEW_v2.0, whole genome shotgun sequence genome encodes:
- the LOC119364062 gene encoding protein XRI1-like: MDPRRDGGGGGGGASGDGDGNNQILWDWQEKEHGEPSDGNHDVAKFVWDCLNRDDDDDELLGLLGNQTPLRDCRAFFDIGDITCKETLDLEESRESKRRRVLEYPSEVKQPEVGDHGMCSNFVTSEVAETSLLCTDEPQSLNWNMQLNSDDLDKFSSLSNEASYEPSDNQLDNYSEGATMYYTPDQMPSSQESVTYIGCQTDVPGTSEIAPVTESLIMHETRKLSTLKVSKGGSSMIKAKQNVTTSIAYPFTLIKPSWEGDVTLKDINQRIHAPPKKPPEILETSAFSGKPVIGKTRIRTEGGKGSITILRTKG, encoded by the exons ATGGACCCGCGCCgcgacggaggcggaggcggaggcggcgcctCCGGCGATGGCGACGGCAACAACCAAAT TCTGTGGGATTGGCAAGAGAAGGAGCATGGCGAACCTAGTGATGGCAATCATG ATGTTGCTAAGTTCGTGTGGGATTGCCTCAAccgagatgatgatgatgatgagctacTTGGATTACTGGGAAATCAAACTCCTCTGCGAGACTGCCGGGCCTTCTTTGATATTGGGG ATATCACTTGCAAGGAGACACTAGACCTGGAGGAGTCTCGGGAATCAAAGCGGCGACGCGTGTTGGAGTACCCTTCTGAGGTTAAGCAGCCAGAAGTTGGTGATCATGGAATGTGTTCTAATTTTGTCACATCTGAG GTAGCAGAGACTTCATTGCTTTGCACTGATGAACCACAGAGTTTAAACTGGAATATGCAGCTCAATTCAGATGATTTAG ATAAGTTCAGTTCCTTGTCTAATGAAGCATCCTACGAGCCATCAGATAATCAATTGGATAATTACTCTGAAGGAGCTACTATGTACTACACGCCTGATCAAAT GCCTTCTAGCCAGGAGAGCGTTACATACATTGGTTGTCAAACCGATGTGCCAG GAACAAGTGAGATTGCTCCGGTGACAGAAAGTCTCATAATGCATGAGACTAGGAAACTTTCTACGCTCAAAGTATCTAAAG GAGGAAGCTCGATGATCAAGGCGAAGCAAAATGTAACTACATCTATAGCATACCCTTTTACCCTTATCAAACCATCTTGGGAAGGAGATGTCACTCTCAAGGATATAAATCAGCGCATCCATGCTCCTCCAAAGAAGCCTCCAGAAATCCTGGAAACTTCAGCTTTCTCTGGGAAACCCGTCATTGGCAAGACAAGAATCAGAACAGAAGGTGGGAAAGGCAGCATCACAATACTAAGAACCAAGGGCTGA